A window from Opitutia bacterium ISCC 52 encodes these proteins:
- a CDS encoding DUF1080 domain-containing protein, with translation MKFFITLSLIIALAPLLSAKPVSLFNGKNFKGWEGPMESFRIEEGAIVGGNLQTPIPKNQFLSTKKSYGDFELRLKFKLVGEKANAGVQFRTERIPNHHEVIGYQADMGGKYWGALYDESRRRKILTGPDMDKLSEHINFDGWNTYVIRCEGRHVQLWLNGIKTVDWNEPDNEISAEGIIAVQIHSGPPTEAWYKDIMIEEL, from the coding sequence ATGAAATTCTTCATTACCCTAAGTCTCATTATCGCCCTTGCACCACTACTCAGTGCCAAACCGGTTTCTTTGTTTAACGGAAAGAACTTCAAAGGTTGGGAAGGTCCCATGGAGTCGTTCCGCATCGAAGAGGGAGCAATTGTAGGAGGTAACCTGCAAACACCCATTCCTAAGAACCAGTTTCTCAGCACTAAAAAGAGCTATGGTGACTTTGAACTGCGGCTGAAATTCAAGCTAGTCGGAGAGAAAGCCAATGCCGGTGTTCAGTTTCGTACCGAACGAATCCCCAATCACCATGAAGTGATCGGATACCAGGCTGACATGGGTGGTAAGTACTGGGGAGCTCTTTACGATGAGTCCCGCCGGCGCAAGATTCTCACGGGACCGGACATGGACAAGTTGTCCGAACACATCAACTTCGATGGGTGGAATACCTATGTCATTCGTTGCGAAGGTCGCCACGTTCAGCTTTGGCTCAATGGTATCAAGACGGTTGATTGGAATGAGCCTGATAACGAAATCTCAGCCGAAGGAATCATTGCCGTTCAGATCCATAGCGGTCCTCCTACTGAAGCCTGGTACAAAGATATCATGATTGAGGAGCTATAG
- a CDS encoding arylsulfatase, whose product MRKLRHRLLLIAHCLIAATGIHGAEQPNVILIVADDIGFADLGSYGSEIQTPNLDKLAYGGLRFTNFYNMSKCETTRSALHTGRFLEGKNIQNAVPFSTLMADAGYYTAMVGKEHFRTWVPARCFAVNAFEDSFVFWKINSFFVRPETGKFEYPFRLNGIPIAPEDMDVRQQPLFKTDVMTNYALSFIDKAYDQKKPFLLYLPYHVAHYPLQARPEDIAKYRGKYKVGWDQIREQRFQRQKELGVIPPDATLSPPEGNINKFRGPYRDNIYKYRPWDTLDEAEQDELDLEQAVFAAMIDRMDQNIGRILDKLDDLKQRDNTLIMFFTDNGSCPYDSNADFSIPPGPAEGYRTLSAAWALVGDTPFRYYKQYGHEGGAHTHFIANWPDTIEPGLNHNVAHLTDIYPTMLELAGTEYPDSFEDNPTPILDGESLIPLFQGESREEPDIIISGFGDLFRMVRVGDWKIVKANGEAWELYNLKDDPTELNNLAATQPAKLLELVKAYEDYREK is encoded by the coding sequence ATGAGGAAATTGAGACATCGACTATTACTAATTGCCCATTGTTTGATTGCCGCAACTGGTATCCATGGGGCAGAACAACCCAACGTAATACTCATAGTAGCCGACGACATCGGCTTTGCTGACTTGGGCAGCTATGGATCTGAAATCCAAACTCCTAACCTCGACAAACTCGCCTACGGAGGGCTGCGATTCACAAATTTCTACAATATGTCCAAGTGTGAGACGACTCGCAGTGCACTCCACACGGGTCGCTTTTTGGAGGGGAAGAATATCCAAAACGCAGTCCCATTTTCCACGCTCATGGCGGACGCCGGCTATTACACCGCTATGGTCGGGAAGGAGCACTTTCGGACTTGGGTGCCTGCTCGCTGTTTTGCTGTTAATGCCTTCGAAGACTCATTCGTTTTCTGGAAGATTAATTCCTTCTTTGTTCGGCCTGAAACCGGAAAGTTCGAGTATCCGTTCAGACTAAACGGTATTCCCATTGCCCCTGAAGATATGGATGTTCGTCAACAGCCGCTCTTCAAAACCGATGTCATGACTAACTACGCTTTGAGTTTCATCGATAAAGCTTACGACCAAAAGAAACCGTTCCTTTTATATCTACCCTACCACGTTGCTCACTATCCACTACAGGCACGCCCAGAAGACATCGCCAAATACCGAGGCAAGTATAAGGTTGGTTGGGACCAAATTCGCGAACAACGATTTCAACGCCAAAAGGAACTCGGAGTTATTCCCCCAGATGCAACGCTCAGCCCGCCAGAAGGAAACATTAACAAGTTTCGCGGACCCTACCGGGACAATATCTACAAGTACCGTCCCTGGGACACGCTCGACGAAGCAGAACAGGACGAGCTCGACTTGGAACAAGCCGTTTTTGCTGCCATGATCGATCGCATGGACCAAAACATAGGTCGCATTCTTGATAAACTGGATGACCTCAAACAACGGGACAATACACTCATCATGTTCTTCACCGACAATGGTTCCTGTCCCTATGATTCAAATGCCGATTTTAGCATCCCTCCGGGTCCGGCCGAAGGCTATCGCACGTTGTCCGCCGCGTGGGCCCTGGTTGGCGACACGCCCTTTCGTTATTATAAACAATACGGCCACGAAGGTGGAGCCCACACTCACTTCATCGCCAATTGGCCTGACACCATTGAACCCGGACTCAACCATAACGTCGCCCATCTGACTGACATTTATCCTACAATGCTGGAGCTCGCCGGTACCGAATACCCGGACTCATTCGAAGACAACCCTACTCCAATACTCGATGGAGAATCGTTGATACCTCTTTTCCAAGGAGAATCCAGGGAGGAACCTGACATCATCATTTCCGGCTTTGGTGACCTATTTCGAATGGTTCGCGTAGGCGATTGGAAGATCGTCAAAGCTAATGGAGAGGCCTGGGAACTTTATAACCTGAAGGACGATCCCACAGAGTTAAATAACCTGGCCGCCACACAACCTGCAAAGCTCTTGGAACTCGTTAAGGCCTACGAAGACTACAGGGAGAAGTAA
- a CDS encoding lysophospholipase → MHKKLALLILLILPIAQAQAFEEKNVQVTKEVPGKLVMPSNKSAEAAVLIFHGFNDHMDGVGNLQEQLAHALAKEGIASLRINFRGEGERNNNIITATRESRVEDATNAFHYLKKAYPYAKIGVTGWSLGGSTTILLIGEHPDWAQSVVVWSSGGSNSRDQLGAARDKTRNETLKKVLSEGRAEMETWTTITYTRENYISWLGFEWEDYLPNYKGAFLGIRGSEDFLPLYEPEWVKALSGKPRAYHVLGGADHIFNVLDPANSQGDEVVALTVDWFKKTLK, encoded by the coding sequence ATGCATAAGAAACTAGCCCTACTCATACTTCTGATTCTTCCAATCGCACAGGCTCAGGCTTTTGAAGAGAAAAATGTCCAAGTGACCAAAGAAGTCCCAGGTAAATTAGTCATGCCGTCCAATAAATCGGCAGAAGCTGCAGTTCTGATTTTTCATGGATTCAACGACCACATGGATGGTGTGGGAAACTTGCAGGAGCAACTGGCCCACGCATTGGCCAAAGAAGGCATCGCCAGCCTGCGCATCAATTTTCGTGGTGAAGGTGAGAGGAACAACAATATCATTACCGCCACTCGAGAGTCGCGTGTTGAAGACGCAACCAACGCTTTCCATTACCTAAAAAAGGCTTATCCATATGCGAAGATAGGCGTCACCGGATGGAGTCTTGGCGGAAGCACCACTATACTCTTGATCGGCGAACACCCAGACTGGGCACAATCGGTGGTCGTCTGGTCCAGCGGTGGCAGTAACTCGCGCGACCAATTGGGAGCCGCCCGGGACAAAACTAGAAACGAGACCCTCAAGAAAGTTCTTTCAGAGGGTCGAGCCGAAATGGAAACCTGGACCACCATCACCTATACACGAGAGAACTATATCAGCTGGCTGGGTTTTGAATGGGAAGATTACTTACCCAATTACAAAGGGGCCTTCCTGGGGATTCGCGGCTCCGAAGACTTTCTCCCCCTCTATGAACCAGAGTGGGTAAAGGCTCTTTCGGGCAAACCAAGAGCTTACCATGTACTTGGTGGGGCCGATCACATTTTCAACGTACTCGATCCAGCAAACAGTCAAGGTGATGAAGTCGTCGCCCTGACTGTCGACTGGTTCAAGAAAACCTTGAAGTAG
- a CDS encoding arylsulfatase, which yields MKHVFILFSFFISSQLFASKPNIIFIMADDMGYGDVQALNENSTISTPHLNRLANEGMTFSNAHSPSAVCTPTRYGVMTGRYCWRSPLTRGVLNGYGRPIIETDRQTVASFLQGNGYETGIVGKWHLGLGFQKTDGEWDWTKPVDYSPNDVGFDYSLVITASLDFPPYVYVENHEITGIPNRNHPGSKFPVFLRAGELGSDFSPVDCLDELTERAAEYIHEQAKTDDPFFLYFPLTAPHKPVLPHPRFHGITKLGPYGDFVVQVDWTVGQILNAVDEAGIFEDTIVMYTSDNGSFMYRQRDPNDADHVSDATIQAYYEGNHTANGALRGTKADIWEAGHRVPFFVRWPGKVKAGSETGRTITHTDLFATVADVVGAELPDPKEAAQDSFSFLPLMLGNDKQFKRAPVIHHSGGAMFAIRDGDWKLILGNGSGGREKPSGKRFERPWALFNLKDDLGETNDLASKNPDKATQLELEGLQLISNNRSR from the coding sequence ATGAAACACGTCTTCATTCTTTTCTCCTTTTTCATCTCATCGCAGCTCTTCGCTTCGAAACCGAACATCATCTTCATTATGGCCGACGATATGGGCTATGGTGACGTCCAGGCACTCAACGAGAATTCAACTATCTCCACACCCCATCTCAATCGCCTGGCGAATGAAGGCATGACGTTCTCCAATGCCCACTCGCCCTCTGCAGTTTGCACGCCTACACGCTATGGAGTCATGACTGGGCGTTACTGCTGGCGCAGCCCACTCACACGAGGGGTGCTCAATGGTTACGGTCGACCCATCATCGAAACGGACCGTCAAACGGTAGCCTCGTTTCTACAAGGAAATGGGTACGAAACCGGCATCGTGGGTAAGTGGCATTTGGGCCTTGGATTTCAAAAGACTGATGGAGAATGGGACTGGACCAAACCGGTTGATTATTCTCCTAACGATGTTGGCTTCGACTACAGCTTGGTTATCACGGCCTCGCTCGATTTTCCTCCGTATGTCTATGTGGAAAATCATGAAATAACGGGTATCCCCAATCGCAACCACCCAGGATCCAAGTTCCCGGTTTTTCTTCGTGCAGGTGAGCTCGGTTCTGATTTCTCACCTGTCGATTGCCTCGACGAATTGACCGAGCGAGCTGCAGAGTACATCCACGAACAGGCAAAAACGGATGACCCATTTTTTCTCTACTTCCCACTCACAGCACCTCACAAACCTGTACTCCCGCATCCCCGCTTTCATGGCATTACCAAGCTCGGCCCTTATGGAGACTTTGTCGTACAGGTCGATTGGACAGTGGGCCAAATTTTAAATGCGGTGGATGAGGCCGGCATCTTTGAAGATACGATTGTGATGTATACCAGTGACAATGGATCCTTTATGTATCGCCAAAGAGATCCGAATGATGCCGATCACGTATCCGATGCGACGATACAGGCCTACTACGAAGGAAATCACACTGCCAACGGAGCGCTGCGTGGAACCAAGGCCGATATCTGGGAAGCCGGCCATCGCGTTCCGTTTTTTGTTCGTTGGCCTGGCAAAGTTAAAGCTGGATCCGAAACCGGACGAACCATTACGCATACGGACTTGTTCGCCACGGTAGCTGATGTGGTTGGTGCGGAACTGCCCGATCCCAAAGAAGCGGCCCAGGATAGTTTTAGCTTTCTTCCACTGATGCTGGGGAACGATAAACAATTCAAGCGGGCTCCGGTGATTCATCATTCTGGAGGAGCCATGTTCGCTATACGCGATGGAGACTGGAAACTGATCCTTGGTAACGGATCAGGTGGCCGTGAGAAACCGAGTGGAAAACGCTTCGAACGGCCCTGGGCATTGTTCAATCTCAAGGATGATCTTGGTGAAACGAACGATCTCGCTTCTAAAAACCCGGACAAGGCAACTCAGCTTGAGTTGGAAGGTTTACAGCTGATTTCGAATAATCGTTCGCGGTAA
- a CDS encoding CIA30 family protein, with amino-acid sequence MAKALGIGGIFFKTEDPAGLAAWYRKWLSFPGSDGDYVPFPPSGIPEGGFTLWSPFAKDSEYFGIPDQTFMINIMVDDLDEALKQVVEGGAQAEEKTEDYPYGRFGWFIDPAGNRSNSGRHPLLTNKMRRTIQNHLQRLSLSLVLGFTLLGFACSKKPTSVTELFPEVAYDERAQAKQFAIKATGSNPMIDDLEDGDLNGIKADGRNWSWAQFDDMTDGIQYLTIDQEKEGSRQGSVLYVKGGGWQKTGAGVSANLVYKTTPRKYGYYDASVFSGIEFWIKAKGLKQLTVSIGTPKTTSIDDGGIRLNSPTGHFVHLVSASGEWAQVRIPFSDFRLSNGKQTLASDPSRIKGIHFGFNTTTDYEAWIDDISFFKETGKD; translated from the coding sequence ATGGCAAAAGCACTCGGTATCGGCGGCATATTTTTCAAAACAGAAGACCCGGCAGGATTGGCAGCCTGGTATCGCAAGTGGTTATCCTTTCCTGGAAGCGACGGCGACTATGTACCCTTCCCTCCTTCAGGCATTCCGGAGGGAGGATTTACGCTCTGGTCTCCCTTTGCGAAAGACAGTGAGTACTTTGGTATTCCCGATCAGACCTTTATGATCAACATCATGGTCGACGATCTGGATGAGGCGCTTAAACAAGTAGTCGAAGGCGGTGCACAAGCGGAAGAGAAAACGGAGGACTATCCTTACGGGAGATTCGGATGGTTTATCGATCCAGCTGGAAATCGTTCGAACTCTGGCAGGCACCCACTTCTAACGAATAAGATGCGCAGAACCATTCAGAACCACTTGCAACGACTCTCCCTGAGTCTGGTTTTGGGGTTCACCCTACTAGGGTTCGCTTGCTCAAAAAAGCCTACCTCGGTGACAGAGCTGTTTCCTGAAGTAGCATACGATGAACGCGCGCAGGCTAAGCAGTTCGCAATCAAAGCGACTGGCTCCAACCCGATGATCGACGATCTGGAAGACGGCGACCTCAACGGAATCAAAGCCGACGGTCGCAATTGGAGCTGGGCTCAATTCGACGACATGACCGATGGCATCCAGTATCTCACCATCGACCAGGAAAAGGAAGGTTCACGCCAAGGAAGCGTTCTCTATGTCAAAGGTGGCGGCTGGCAAAAGACAGGAGCAGGCGTCAGCGCCAATCTTGTCTACAAAACAACTCCCCGCAAGTATGGCTACTATGACGCCTCGGTTTTCTCAGGCATAGAGTTTTGGATCAAAGCCAAAGGCTTAAAACAACTCACCGTCTCAATTGGCACTCCGAAAACGACCTCTATCGATGATGGCGGAATTCGCCTCAACTCACCAACCGGTCATTTTGTACACCTCGTCTCCGCATCTGGAGAATGGGCTCAAGTTCGAATTCCATTTAGCGATTTTCGATTAAGTAACGGCAAGCAAACCTTGGCGTCAGATCCAAGCAGAATCAAAGGCATCCACTTTGGATTCAACACCACTACCGATTACGAGGCTTGGATTGATGACATCTCATTCTTCAAAGAAACAGGTAAAGATTAA
- a CDS encoding DUF3817 domain-containing protein: MSDNNKALNRFRKTAFWEGVSFLLLLGIAMPIKYGLGNPYPVKVIGMAHGVLFIAYVIFLIMAAMEYDWPLKKSVIAFLASLVPFGPFIFDKRLERESAEGALTDAPVEN; the protein is encoded by the coding sequence ATGTCTGACAATAACAAGGCACTAAACCGATTTCGAAAAACCGCATTCTGGGAAGGGGTGTCCTTTCTGCTACTACTCGGGATCGCAATGCCAATCAAATATGGCTTGGGAAATCCTTACCCCGTGAAGGTTATCGGAATGGCCCACGGAGTTCTCTTCATCGCCTACGTTATATTCCTCATAATGGCCGCTATGGAATACGATTGGCCTCTTAAGAAGTCAGTCATCGCCTTCTTAGCATCCTTGGTTCCATTCGGACCCTTCATATTCGACAAGCGACTGGAGCGGGAGTCCGCCGAGGGGGCACTAACGGACGCCCCAGTCGAAAACTAA
- a CDS encoding nucleoside deaminase — protein sequence MQFSNQQIVERLLSVIENDIVPLTRDGVSKGNKIFGGAILLKKDLSLVLAGTNNETANPLYHGEIHTMELLYQMPKEERPDPKDCIFFATHEPCTLCLSAITWGGYDNFYYLFSHEDSRDDFHIGHDLRILKEVFRLDPGGYARQNDYWTAYRIANLIADFGETQQDGFNQRIEGLKKTYADLSDVYQARKEDSDIPLK from the coding sequence ATGCAATTTTCTAACCAACAAATCGTCGAGCGACTCCTGTCTGTCATTGAGAACGACATTGTGCCTCTGACCCGGGACGGAGTATCCAAAGGAAACAAGATCTTTGGTGGCGCCATATTGCTGAAGAAAGATCTCTCGCTTGTTCTGGCTGGCACCAACAACGAGACTGCCAATCCGCTCTATCATGGAGAGATCCACACGATGGAGCTGCTCTATCAAATGCCGAAAGAAGAGCGCCCGGATCCGAAAGATTGTATTTTCTTTGCTACTCATGAGCCCTGCACGCTGTGCCTGTCGGCCATCACTTGGGGAGGCTATGACAATTTCTACTACCTCTTCAGTCACGAGGATTCACGGGATGATTTCCACATCGGTCATGATCTACGAATTCTCAAAGAAGTCTTCCGTCTAGATCCAGGTGGCTACGCTCGCCAAAACGATTACTGGACGGCCTACCGCATCGCGAACCTGATTGCTGATTTCGGAGAAACGCAACAAGATGGCTTCAACCAACGCATCGAAGGCTTGAAGAAAACCTATGCGGATCTTTCGGATGTATATCAGGCCAGAAAGGAAGACTCCGATATCCCTTTGAAATAA